From one Humulus lupulus chromosome 8, drHumLupu1.1, whole genome shotgun sequence genomic stretch:
- the LOC133794873 gene encoding lysine-specific demethylase JMJ26: MEVLVSDGKRLRQFSNKDVEGVSSVSMVARVRTCPDIIQGQSKSRGGRRGNDYSPMATARPLSNKEQVNRDVKCSSAKTILKKRRRASMERDLEDDFIMDEDEEGEMLYLFKLKDRSRRKIRNSDFKVTEASSKDAADDNNESINATFCPPPASLTPSSNNSTKIDEVVVSRCHQCMEKKSSVVSCATCTQKSYCYQCAEQWYPNLKVKDIESLCPFCRKICNCNACLHSTGIFKTLETKMDNCEKVWHLKYVLCLLLPYMKQICEEQTEEIEIEARIQGTSSSAIVVAQTLCYNDERVYCDHCATSIIDLHRSCQECSFEICLSCCRDIRKGCISDRTAVKFQYEFKGYEYIHGGDPLPELCHLETTSENGMEPLDGWSADLDGSIRCAPKYMGGCYKCRLELKRILPIGWISNLVVKARELLGVGTNEMITYNYEYTNERNKSMRKSASREDSDDNYLYCPDSNDVLKEGLFHFQKHWANGKPVIVRNVLEQASGLSWEPMVMWRALSENPGAEAGTNYLDVKAIDCLTGCEVEINTRQFFEGYTEGRTYYNLWPEMLKLKDWPPSDKFENLLPRHGEEFISALPFKEYTDPRAGILNLAVKLPTGVLKPDLGPKTYIAYGIEEELGRGDSVTKLHCDMSDAVNILTHTAEVDLTTQQRLSISRLKRLHMQQDVKEGIKSSMNHIEEQTQEMILNEVKHSSKTDGGALWDIFRREDVPKLEAFLRKHSKHFRHTYGCPVKRVDHPIHDQSFYLSSEHKRTLKEEYGIEPWTFEQQVGEAVFIPAGCPHQVRNLKSCTKVAADFVSPENVGECLRLTEEFRQLPKSHRAREDKLEIKKMVLYAVDQAVKELEDLDAVYNVNNS, encoded by the exons ATGGAAGTCTTGGTTTCAGATGGAAAACGGCTTAGGCAGTTTTCTAATAAAGACGTGGAGGGAGTTTCAAGTGTTTCCATGGTTGCACGGGTGAGAACATGCCCAGACATTATTCAAGGTCAAAGTAAATCAAGAGGTGGCAGGAGGGGCAATGACTATTCACCGATGGCTACTGCAAGACCCTTATCCAATAAAGAACAGGTCAATCGAGATGTTAAATGTTCGAGTGCTAAAACAATTTTGAAAAAGAGGCGTAGAGCCTCAATGGAAAGAGATTTGGAGGATGATTTCATAATGGATGAAGATGAAGAAGGGGAGATGTTGTATTTGTTCAAGTTAAAAGACCGGAGTAGAAGAAAAATCAGAAACTCTGATTTCAAAGTGACTGAAGCAAGTTCAAAAGACGCTGCTGATGACAATAACGAATCGATTAATGCTACATTTTGCCCTCCTCCAGCTTCTCTTACCCCATCTTCTAATAACAGCACAAAG ATTGATGAAGTGGTTGTTTCGAGGTGTCATCAGTGTATGGAGAAGAAGAGTTCTGTTGTCTCTTGCGCCACATGTACACAAAAATCATATTGTTACCAATGTGCAGAACAATG GTACCCTAACCTGAAAGTAAAGGACATTGAGTCGCTTTGCCCATTCTGCCGCAAAATCTGTAACTGCAATGCCTGCTTGCATTCTACTGGGATTTTTAAG ACATTGGAGACAAAGATGGATAATTGTGAAAAGGTTTGGCACCTGAAGTATGTACTGTGCTTACTGCTCCCATATATGAAACAAATTTGTGAAGAACAAACTGAGGAGATAGAGATTGAAGCTAGAATTCAAG GGACTTCATCTTCTGCAATTGTAGTAGCACAGACCCTATGCTATAATGATGAACGCGTGTATTG CGATCATTGTGCAACATCAATAATTGATCTTCATCGAAGCTGCCAGGAGTGCTCTTTTGAAATCTGTCTCAGTTGTTGTCGTGATATCCGCAAGGGGTGCATTTCAGACCGAACTGCAGTCAAATTTCAATATGAGTTTAAGGGTTATGAGTACATTCACGGAGGGGATCCTTTACCTGAATTATGTCATTTAGAAACAACATCAGAGAATGGTATGGAACCCTTGGATGGATGGAGTGCAGATCTTGACGGGAGTATCAGGTGTGCTCCAAAATACATGGGAGGGTGCTATAAATGTAGATTAGAGCTCAAACGTATCCTTCCGATTGGGTGGATCTCTAATTTAGTTGTGAAAGCAAGAGAACTTCTTGGGGTTGGTACAAATGAAATGATAACTTATAATTACGAGTACACCAACGAGAGGAACAAATCAATGAGAAAATCAGCTTCTAGAGAAGATTCAGATGACAACTACTTGTACTGTCCAGACTCAAATGATGTCCTAAAGGAAGGGCTTTTCCACTTCCAGAAGCACTGGGCTAATGGCAAACCGGTTATTGTTCGAAATGTTCTTGAACAAGCTAGTGGCTTGAGCTGGGAGCCAATGGTTATGTGGCGTGCGCTAAGTGAAAATCCAGGAGCAGAGGCTGGAACAAATTATTTGGACGTAAAGGCCATTGACTGCTTGACTGGTTGCGAG GTGGAAATTAATACTCGTCAGTTTTTTGAAGGCTATACTGAAGGAAGAACTTATTATAACTTATGGCCAGAAATGCTTAAATTAAAGGACTGGCCTCCGTCAGATAAATTTGAAAATCTTTTGCCACGCCATGGGGAAGAATTTATTAGTGCTCTGCCTTTTAAAGAGTACACAGATCCAAGGGCTGGTATCCTCAACCTTGCTGTGAAGTTGCCTACAGGTGTCTTAAAACCAGACTTGGGTCCAAAAACATACATTGCTTACGGCATTGAAGAAGAACTCGGAAGGGGTGACTCTGTAACTAAGCTTCATTGCGATATGTCAGATGCG GTAAACATTTTGACACACACAGCAGAGGTGGATTTAACAACACAGCAGCGCCTGTCAATTTCAAGGTTGAAAAGATTACACATGCAGCAAGATGTTAAAGAGGGGATAAAATCTAGCATGAATCATATTGAAGAACAAACACAGGAAATGATACTAAACGAAGTTAAACATTCCTCTAAAACTGATGGTGGCGCATTGTGGGACATCTTCCGGCGAGAGGATGTCCCAAAGTTAGAGGCATTTTTAAGGAAGCACTCGAAGCATTTCAGGCATACCTATGGTTGTCCTGTTAAACGG GTCGATCATCCGATTCATGACCAATCCTTTTATCTATCGTCGGAGCACAAGAGGACACTGAAGGAGGAATATG GCATTGAACCATGGACATTTGAGCAACAAGTTGGAGAGGCTGTATTTATTCCTGCTGGCTGTCCTCACCAAGTTAGGAATCTTAAG TCATGTACCAAGGTCGCTGCAGACTTTGTTTCTCCGGAAAATGTTGGTGAATGCCTGCGATTGACTGAGGAGTTTAGACAACTTCCCAAAAGTCATAGAGCCAGAGAAGACAAATTAGAG ATAAAGAAAATGGTGCTTTATGCTGTTGATCAAGCTGTCAAAGAATTGGAAGACTTGGATGCAGTTTATAATGTCAATAATTCTTAG
- the LOC133794870 gene encoding chaperonin-like RBCX protein 1, chloroplastic: MESSAVVLPLNHQLSFWFPTKPRRTKANYNRVWPSKPRTSHTHYSTTRLRCQKMYVPGFGEASPEAKVANNLQSFFTYIAVRIVAAQLQSYNPEAYEELMEFMGRHSLNDGDKFCASLMRESSRHKGLALRILEVRSAYCKNDFEWDNLKRLAFKMVDEANTNVMRDYVLETSQAENEK; this comes from the exons ATGGAGTCCTCAGCAGTAGTTTTACCTCTGAATCATCAACTTTCGTTTTGGTTCCCAACAAAACCCAGAAGAACCAAAGCTAATTATAATCGCGTTTGGCCTTCCAAACCAAGAACATCTCACACTCACTACTCCACTACTCGTTTACGTTGCCAAAAGATGTATGTCCCTG GATTTGGAGAAGCATCACCAGAAGCAAAAGTAGCCAACAACCTCCAGAGTTTCTTTACTTACATAGCAGTTAGGATTGTCGCTGCTCAGCTTCAG AGTTACAATCCCGAGGCATACGAAGAGTTGATGGAATTTATGGGTAGACACTCGTTAAATGATGGGGATAAATTTTGTGCAAGTTTGATGAGAGAATCTTCTAGGCATAAAGGTCTAG CTTTGAGGATTTTAGAG GTTCGCTCTGCGTATTGCAAGAATGATTTTGAGTGGGACAACTTAAAACGACTAGCTTTCAAG atGGTGGATGAAGCCAACACTAACGTCATGAGAGACTACGTCTTGGAAACAAGTCAGGCAGaaaatgagaagtga
- the LOC133793522 gene encoding lysM domain receptor-like kinase 3 has translation MVVLLNRRTSVLILLAFQVFLLLSFRATAKCKTGCNLALASYFVWEGSNLSYISTIFGQNFSEILRYNPQVPNKDSIITGTRINVPFSCECLNSDFLGHTFTYKTQFGDTYDIVARTVFANLTTKDWMHRVNMYKPTRIPAGSPINVTVNCTCGDIHVSKDYGLFTTYPLRPTDNLSYVAAVAGVPPGLLQLYNPGHTFSSGNGIVFVPAKDGQGNFPPLNSSKIIDGAGISRRNIAAISVAAIAGTILMAFGLYFGVLYRRKKLVEPLTLLPVASDQDHSKQTSSALSVGEAGMSSGTGTSTGITVDKSVEFSYEELAKATDDFSLDNKIGQGGFGSVYYAELRGEKAAIKKMDMQASNEFLAELRVLTHVHHLNLVRLIGFCVEGSLFLVYEYIENGNLSQHLRGSGRDPLPWSTRVQIALDSARGLEYIHEHTVPLYIHRDIKSPNILIDKNFRGKVADFGLTKLTEYGSTSLQTRLVGTFGYMPPEYAQYGDVSPKVDVYAFGVVLYELISAKEAVVRTNDESSSTSESKGLVALFEEVLSQPDPKEDLIKLVDPTLGQSYPFDSVLKMAQLAKACTHDSPQLRPSMRSIVVALMTLTSTTEDWDVGSFYENQALTNLMTGR, from the exons ATGGTTGTTCTCTTGAATAGGAGAACATCAGTTTTGATCTTATTAGCCTTTCAAGTTTTTCTCTTGTTGTCATTTAGAGCCACAGCCAAGTGTAAAACTGGCTGCAACCTTGCTTTGGCCTCATATTTTGTTTGGGAAGGTTCCAATTTAAGTTATATCAGCACCATATTTGGTCAAAATTTCTCTGAGATCCTTAGATACAATCCTCAGGTGCCCAACAAAGACAGCATCATTACAGGCACCCGAATCAATGTGCCCTTCTCTTGTGAGTGCTTAAATAGTGATTTTTTGGGCCATACTTTCACTTACAAGACCCAGTTTGGTGACACATATGACATAGTTGCTAGAACTGTTTTTGCTAATCTCACCACCAAGGATTGGATGCACAGAGTGAACATGTATAAACCAACTAGGATTCCAGCTGGTTCTCCTATCAATGTTACAGTCAACTGCACGTGCGGTGACATACACGTGTCAAAGGATTACGGGTTGTTCACCACGTACCCTCTTCGGCCGACCGATAACTTGTCCTATGTGGCGGCGGTGGCCGGAGTTCCACCCGGGTTGCTGCAGCTGTACAACCCGGGGCACACTTTTAGTTCAGGGAATGGCATAGTGTTTGTGCCTGCAAAAG ATGGACAAGGAAACTTTCCGCCACTCAATTCAAG TAAGATCATCGATGGAGCAGGGATTTCACGCAGAAACATCGCAGCCATATCGGTTGCTGCCATTGCTGGGACTATACTAATGGCATTTGGTCTATACTTTGGGGTGCTCTACAGAAGGAAGAAGTTGGTGGAGCCCTTAACTCTGCTTCCGGTTGCATCTGATCAAGACCA TTCGAAGCAGACATCATCAGCATTATCGGTTGGTGAAGCTGGGATGAGCAGTGGGACAGGCACGTCTACGGGTATTACCGTAGACAAATCAGTGGAATTCTCATACGAAGAGCTTGCCAAGGCTACTGATGACTTTAGCTTGGATAACAAGATTGGCCAAGGTGGTTTTGGCTCTGTTTACTATGCCGAGCTTCGAGGCGAG aaagCAGCAATAAAGAAGATGGATATGCAAGCTTCCAATGAATTTCTTGCAGAACTGAGGGTTCTAACTCATGTTCATCACTTGAACCTG GTGCGGTTGATAGGTTTTTGTGTGGAGGGCTCCTTATTCCTGGTTTATGAGTACATCGAAAACGGCAATTTGAGTCAGCATTTGCGTGGCTCAG GTAGGGACCCATTGCCATGGTCTACTCGGGTCCAAATAGCATTGGATTCAGCTAGAGGACTTGAATATATCCATGAACACACTGTTCCTCTCTACATCCACCGTGATATTAAGTCACCAAACATCTTAATAGACAAAAACTTCCGTGGAAAG GTTGCAGATTTCGGTCTAACAAAATTGACTGAATATGGGAGTACTTCATTGCAGACACGTCTTGTGGGCACATTTGGATATATGCCTCCAGA ATATGCTCAGTATGGTGATGTCTCCCCAAAAGTAGATGTCTATGCGTTTGGAGTTGTCCTTTATGAGCTTATATCAGCCAAGGAAGCTGTGGTCAGGACCAATGATGAATCTTCCTCTACGAGTGAATCAAAGGGACTTGTTGCTTTG TTTGAAGAAGTTCTTAGTCAGCCTGATCCCAAAGAAGATCTCATCAAATTAGTTGATCCAACACTCGGCCAAAGCTACCCATTTGACTCGGTTTTGAAG ATGGCACAGCTTGCCAAAGCTTGCACACATGATAGTCCTCAACTTAGGCCAAGCATGAGATCAATAGTGGTTGCACTAATGACACTTACTTCCACAACTGAGGATTGGGACGTTGGTTCCTTCTACGAAAATCAAGCTTTAACCAATCTAATGACAGGGAGGTAG
- the LOC133794872 gene encoding calcium permeable stress-gated cation channel 1-like, which produces MATLGDIGVAAGFNLLGAFVFLLAFAILRLQPFNDRVYFPKWYLKGLRSSPSHSGTLVGRVVNLDFRSYLRFLNWMPDALKMPEPELIDHAGLDSAVYLRIYLIGLKIFIPIALLAWVILVPVNWTNDALKVLDLTKNATSSDIDKLSISNVKEGSPRLWTHIVMAYAFTFWTCYVLLKEYAIVASMRLQFLATEKRRPDQFTVLARNIPPDVDESVSENVEHFFLVNHPDHYLTHQVVYNANKLAKLVKKKKKMLNWLVYYTNKFSRNDSIKPTIKTGFLGLWGKRADAIEYYTSEIDKVKKEIAEERERVTADPKSIMPAAFVSFKNRWGAAVCAQTQQTRNPTVWLTEWAPEPRDVYWQNLAIPYVSLKIRRLIMAVSFFFLTFFFMIPILAVQAFASIEGIEKRAPFLKPIIEIEFIKSVIQGLLPGIVLKLFLIFLPTILMIMAKFEGFVSLSSLERSAASKYYIFNVVNVFLGSIFTGAAFDQLDMFLKQSPSQIPETIGLAIPLKATFFISYIMVDGWTGIAGEILMLKPLIFYHLKNFFLVKTEKDREEAMDAGSLGFNTGEPRIQLYFILGLVYASVTPVLIPFIIVFFGFAYLVFRHQIINVYNQEYESGAAFWPDVHFRIIMALIISQVSLMGLLTTKGSAEATPVIIVLPILTIWFHRFCKGRYESAFVKYPLQEAMMKDTLERAREPHLNLKGYLQNAYVHPVFKASEDDDEEDDVVSEKWETESTIVPTKRQSRRNTPLPSKISSNSSPTLPGGFEDQP; this is translated from the exons ATGGCTACACTCGGAGATATAGGAGTAGCGGCGGGTTTCAATCTGCTGGGAGCATTCGTATTCCTTCTAGCGTTTGCCATATTGAGGCTTCAACCATTCAATGACAGAGTCTACTTTCCAAAATGGTATCTTAAGGGGTTGAGAAGTAGCCCATCGCACTCTGGTACTCTTGTTGGGAGGGTTGTCAATTTGGACTTCAGATCATATTTGAGATTTTTAAATTGGATGCCTGATGCATTGAAAATGCCGGAACCTGAGCTTATTGATCACGCAGGACTGGACTCCGCTGTTTACTTACGGATTTACTTGATAGG ACTTAAGATCTTTATCCCTATAGCATTGCTTGCATGGGTAATCTTGGTACCAGTTAATTGGACAAATGATGCTTTGAAGGTACTCGATCTGACCAAAAATGCAACTTCCAGTGACATTGATAAGCTTTCGATTTCAAACGTTAAGGAAGGATCACCCAG ATTGTGGACTCATATAGTTATGGCTTATGCCTTCACCTTTTGGACGTGCTATGTGTTGCTAAAGGAGTATGCGATAGTTGCCTCCATGCGGTTGCAATTTCTTGCAACAGAAAAGCGTCGCCCAGATCAATTCACT GTGCTTGCTAGAAATATTCCACCTGATGTTGATGAATCTGTTAGCGAGAATGTGGAGCATTTCTTTCTGGTCAATCATCCAGATCACTATCTGACTCATCAG GTGGTATATAATGCAAACAAACTTGCGAAATTggtcaagaagaagaaaaaaatgttgAATTGGCTTGTCTACTACACCAATAAGTTTTCAAGAAATGATTCTATTAAGCCCACGATTAAG ACTGGTTTTCTTGGGCTTTGGGGAAAAAGAGCGGACGCAATTGAATATTACACATCTGAAATTGATAAAGTGAAGAAAGAA ATAGCAGAGGAAAGGGAAAGAGTGACAGCTGATCCTAAATCCATAATGCCAGCAGCATTTGTTTCTTTCAAAAATCGATGGGGAGCAGCTGTTTGTGCCCAAACTCAGCAAACTAGAAATCCAACTGTTTGGTTAACTGAATGGGCTCCTGAGCCACGTGATGTGTACTGGCAAAACCTGGCAATCCCATATGTGTCGCTCAAAATTCGGAGGCTAATTATGGCTGTTTCCTTCTTTTTCCTCACCTTCTTTTTCATGATTCCCATTTTAGCCGTACAGGCTTTTGCAAGTATAGAGGGAATTGAGAAAAGAGCACCATTTCTAAAGCCCATCATTGAAAt CGAATTCATCAAGTCAGTTATCCAAGGACTTCTACCTGGGATTGTCTTGAAGTTATTTCTCATCTTCTTGCCAACAATATTGATGATCATGGCAAAATTTGAAGGCTTTGTATCTTTATCGTCTCTTGAAAGGAGTGCAGCATCTAAGTATTATATCTTCAATGTCGTGAATGTATTTCTTGGAAGCATATTTACTGGGGCAGCGTTTGACCAGCTAGATATGTTTCTCAAGCAATCTCCAAGCCA GATCCCTGAAACAATTGGACTTGCAATCCCACTAAAAGCAACTTTCTTCATTAGTTATATAATGGTGGATGGATGGACCGGTATAGCTGGAGAGATTCTAATGCTGAAGCCACTGATATTTTATCACTTGAAGAATTTCTTCTTGGTAAAGACTGAAAAGGACAGGGAAGAGGCAATGGATGCAGGAAGTCTTGGTTTCAACACTGGAGAACCTCGAATACAATTGTATTTCATACTAGGCCTTGTCTATGCTTCGGTGACGCCAGTTCTGATTCCATTCATAATTGTTTTCTTCGGCTTTGCTTATCTTGTGTTCCGTCACCAG ATCATTAACGTTTACAACCAGGAGTATGAGAGTGGTGCAGCCTTCTGGCCAGATGTCCATTTTCGCATTATAATGGCACTGATTATTTCACAAGTGTCTCTAATGGGTTTGTTGACCACAAAAGGCTCTGCTGAGGCAACCCCAGTTATCATCGTACTTCCTATACTCACTATATGGTTCCACAGGTTTTGCAAAGGTCGTTATGAATCTGCATTTGTTAAATATCCATTACAG GAAGCAATGATGAAAGACACACTTGAACGCGCAAGAGAACCACACCTGAACTTGAAAGGTTACCTCCAAAATGCATATGTTCATCCAGTTTTCAAAGCTAGCGAGGATGACGATGAGGAAGATGATGTGGTGTCTGAGAAATGGGAAACCGAGAGTACCATAGTACCAACGAAGCGACAGTCACGAAGGAATACACCATTGCCCAGCAAAATCAGTAGCAATTCCTCGCCTACTCTGCCCGGTGGTTTTGAAGATCAACCATAG
- the LOC133794869 gene encoding uncharacterized protein LOC133794869 — MNKKGLSILMRTRMRPTPNDSTNLPHSPMNNLVNQKLFDSEENRSNGRVEGYVSEQGNNNPDASLNAQRNFEHVRESMHSAISMNKTEVLDSVLNDFSEGYFSLSYENRRRLLLVLAKEYDLNRTQVRELIKQYLGLQLPSGENAQSGGIEEDGMLSSFYRIERNLRHALKPMYEVLFERLNTHPGGLKFLSILRSDILSIIAAENFTSLRALDSYLKEKLSTWLSPAALELHHITWDDSASLLEKIVAFEAVHPISNLIDLKRRLGVGRRCFGYLHPAIPGEPLIFIEVALMKYIAQTIQEVLRDDPPIPECEATCALFYSISSTQPGLSGINLGKFLIKRVITLVKRDMPHISTFATLSPIPGYMPWLLSKLASQLKLVEGEETSYSSLDSGSTFRENILEPEEESQVIEASSEFIVGNNGMEVMYRLLASTNYEWTKSAKLLSALETPLIRLCARYLLQEKKRGKALDSVANFHLQNGAMIERINWMADRSEKGLRQSGGIMVNYVYRVESIEEYAQSYFSTGHVHASSNLRHYVEAKAEPEGR, encoded by the exons ATGAACAAGAAAGGGTTGTCCATTTTGATGCGAACCAGAATGAGGCCTACGCCTAACGACTCAACAAACCTCCCTCACTCTCCTATGAAT AACTTGGTGAATCAAAAGCTGTTCGATTCGGAAGAAAATCGATCAAATGGACGTGTTGAAGGATATGTTTCAGAACAAGGAAACAATAATCCCGATGCTTCCCTCAATGCTCAGAG GAATTTCGAGCATGTACGGGAATCGATGCACTCGGCAATATCAATGAACAAAACTGAAGTTTTAGACTCTGTGCTGAATGATTTCTCTGAg GGCTATTTTAGTTTGTCATATGAAAATCGTCGGAGATTACTCCTTGTGCTTGCCAAGGAATATGATCTCAATAGGACACAGGTGCGTGAATTGATAAAGCAGTATCTTGGACTTCAGCTTCCATCAG GTGAAAATGCACAATCAGGTGGCATAGAGGAGGATGGTATGCTTTCGTCTTTTTATCGTATTGAAAGAAATTTGAGACATGCTCTCAAGCCAATGTATGAAGTTCTATTTGAGCGTCTCAACACTCATCCGGGGGGTTTGAAGTTCTTGTCCATTCTTCGATCAGATATTCTATCCATTATCGC AGCGGAAAACTTTACATCTTTGCGAGCCCTGGATTCCTATTTAAAGGAGAAGCTTAGTACATGGTTGAGCCCTGCAGCTTTAGAGCTCCATCATATCACATGGGATGATTCTGCCTCATTGCTTGAAAAGATTGTGGCTTTTGAG GCTGTGCACCCAATCAGCAACCTTATAGATCTTAAGAGAAGGCTGGGAGTCGGTCGCCGTTGTTTTGGATATTTACATCCTGCAATACCTG gTGAACCCCTTATCTTCATTGAAGTTGCACTTATGAAGTATATTGCTCAAACAATACAG GAAGTTTTGCGGGATGATCCTCCCATACCTGAATGTGAGGCTACTTGTGCATTATTTTACTCCATATCATCAACTCAG CCAGGCTTATCAGGTATTAACCTTGGGAAATTTCTTATCAAGCGTGTTATTACACTTGTAAAAAGAGACATGCCACATATTTCT ACATTTGCAACCCTTAGCCCGATCCCGGGATACATGCCATGGCTCTTATCTAAGTTGGCATCTCAACTAAAGCTTGTTGAAGGAGAAGAAACATCATATTCATCATTAGATTCTGGTTCAACATTTCGGGAGAATATACTTGAACCTGAAGAAGAAAGTCAGGTCATAGAAGCTTCAAG TGAATTCATTGTGGGAAACAATGGAATGGAAGTGATGTACAGATTGCTGGCTTCAACAAACTATGAGTGGACTAAATCGGCTAAATTGCTTTCAGCATTGGAAACCCCTCTAATTCGGCTTTGTGCAAG GTACCTTTTGCAagagaaaaagagaggaaaaGCTCTTGATTCTGTAGCAAACTTTCACTTGCAGAATGGAGCA ATGATTGAAAGAATAAATTGGATGGCTGATCGTTCAGAAAAAGGCCTACGTCAAAGTGGGGGAATCATGGTGAACTATGTTTA CAGGGTTGAGAGCATTGAAGAATATGCTCAGTCATATTTCAGCACAGGGCACGTACATGCTTCTAGCAACCTTCGGCACTATGTTGAG GCGAAGGCAGAACCTGAAGGACGATGA